The Zonotrichia albicollis isolate bZonAlb1 chromosome 6, bZonAlb1.hap1, whole genome shotgun sequence genome window below encodes:
- the ARHGAP5 gene encoding rho GTPase-activating protein 5 isoform X1 codes for MMAKNKEPRPPSYAVSVVGLSGTEKDKGNCGVGKSCLCNRFVRSKADEYYPEHTSVLSTIDFGGRVVNNDHFLYWGDVAQSGEEGIDCRIHVIEQTEFIDDQTFLPHRSTNLQPYIKRAAASKLQSAEKLMYICTDQLGLEQDFEQKQMPEGKLNIDGFLLCIDVSQGCNRKFDDQLKFVNNLYIQLSKSKKPIIIAATKCDECVDHYLREVQAFASNKKNLVVVETSARFNVNVETCFTALVQMMDKTRGKPKIIPYLDAYKTQRQLVVTATDKFEKLVQTVRDYHATWKTVSNKLKNHPDYEEYINLEGTKKAKNTFSKHIEQLKQEHIRKRKEEYINALPRALNTLLSNLDEIELLSWSEALKVMEKRPDFQSCFVVLEKTPWDETDHIDKVNDRRIPFDLLNTLEAEKVYQNHVQHLISEKRRVEMKEKFKKTLEKIQFISPGQPWEEVICFVVEDEAFKYITDGDSKEVYARHQREIVEKAKEEFQEMLFEHSELFYDLDLNATPSTDKMSEIHAVLSEEPRYKALQKLAPDRESLLLKHIGFVYHPTKETCLSGQNCMDIKVEELLANSLLQQDHGRSNLYHDSANIDKINLFILGKDGLAQELANEIRTQSTDDEYALDGKIYELDLRPVDAKSPYLLTQLWTSAFKPHGCFCVFNSIESLTFIGECIAKIRAEASQIRRDRYMANLSFTLILANQRDSVSKNLPILRHQGQQLANKLQCPFVDVPAGTYPRKFNEAQIKQALRGVLEAVKHNFDVVSPVPTIKDLSEADLRIVMCAMCGDPFSVDLILSPFLDSHSCSAAQAGQNNSLMLDKIIGEKRRRIQITILSYHSSIGVRKDELVHGYILVYSAKRKASMGMLRAFLSEVQDTIPVQLVAVTDSQADFFENEAIKELMTEGEHIATEITAKFTALYSLSQYHRQTEVFTLFFSDVLEKKSMIESSYMSDSTRESTHTSEDVFPRSPRGGSLDYNYPDSEDDAEGPPPYSPIGDDVRLLPAPSDRSKYRLDLEGNEYPVHSTPINCHDHERNHKVPPPIKPKPLVPRTNVKKLDPNLLKTIEAGIGKNPRKQPSRVPAAPPEDTEQSDNYAEPIDTIYKHKGFADDIYAVPEDSQNRIIKVRNSIVINTQGEEENGFSDRVSKSHGERRPSKYKYKSKTLFSKAKSYYRRTHSDASDDEAFTTSKGKRKGRHRGSEEDPLLSPVETWKGGIDNPAITSDQELDEKKMKKKPHKVKEDKKPKKKTKTFNPPIRRNWESNYFGMPLQDLVTPEKPIPLFVEKCVQFIEDTGLCTEGLYRVSGNKTDQDNIQKQFDQDHNISLESMGVTVNAVAGALKAFFADLPDPLVPYSLHQELLETSKIMDKTERLHELKEIVKKFHPVNYEVFKYIITHLNRVSQQYKTNYMTADNLSICFWPTLMRPDFENREFLSTTKIHQSVIETFIQQCQFFFYNGEIVEAPNAVACQPPPSNPVQMVEPMVPLQLPPPLQPQLIQSQLPADPLGII; via the exons ATGATGGCAAAAAACAAAGAGCCACGCCCCCCATCTTATGCTGTTAGTGTTGTTGGACTGTCTGGAACTGAAAAGGATAAAGGCAATTGTGGAGTTGGAAAGTCATGTTTGTGCAATAGATTCGTTCGTTCAAAAGCAGATGAATATTATCCCGAGCATACCTCTGTGCTTAGCACAATTGACTTTGGAGGAAGAGTTGTTAACAATGATCACTTTTTGTACTGGGGTGACGTAGCACAAAGCGGTGAGGAGGGAATTGATTGCAGAATTCATGTAATTGAGCAGACTGAGTTCATTGATGATCAGACTTTCTTGCCTCATCGGAGTACGAATTTACAACCGTACATAAAACGTGCAGCTGCCTCCAAACTGCAGTCCGCAGAAAAACTCATGTACATTTGCACAGATCAGCTAGGCTTGGAGCAAGACTTTGAGCAAAAACAAATGCCTGAAGGGAAATTAAACATAGATGGGTTTTTATTGTGCATTGATGTAAGCCAAGGATGCAATAGGAAGTTTGATGATCAACTTAAGTTTGTGAATAATCTTTATATCCAGCTCTCAAAATCTAAAAAACCCATAATAATAGCAGCAACAAAATGTGATGAATGTGTGGATCATTATCTGCGAGAGGTTCAGGCCTTTGCTTCAAATAAGAAGAACCTTGTGGTCGTGGAAACATCAGCAAGATTCAATGTCAATGTTGAAACATGTTTTACTGCACTGGTACAAATGATGGATAAAACTCGTGGTAAGCCTAAAATAATCCCCTATCTGGATGCCTATAAAACTCAAAGACAGTTAGTTGTTACGGCAACAGATAAGTTTGAAAAACTTGTCCAAACTGTGAGAGACTATCATGCAACTTGGAAAACTGTTAGCAACAAACTGAAAAACCACCCTGATTATGAGGAGTACATAAATTTGGAAGGAACAAAAAAGgccaaaaatacattttcaaaacACATAGAGCAACTTAAACAGGAACATattagaaagagaaaagaagaataCATTAATGCATTGCCACGAGCTCTTAATACTCTTCTATCAAATCTTGATGAGATTGAACTTTTGAGCTGGTCAGAAGCCTTGAAGGTAATGGAGAAAAGGCCTGACTTCCAGTCCTGTTTTGTAGTTCTTGAAAAAACACCCTGGGATGAAACTGACCACATAGATAAAGTGAATGACAGAAGGATTCCATTTGACCTTCTCAATACCCTAGAGGCAGAAAAAGTTTATCAAAACCATGTGCAGCATCTTATATCTGAAAAAAGGAGGGTTGAAATGAAGGAGAAATTCAAAAAGACTCTTGAGAAAATCCAATTCATTTCACCCGGACAGCCATGGGAAGAAGTTATTTGTTTTGTGGTGGAGGATGAAGCATTCAAATACATCACTGATGGAGACAGTAAGGAAGTGTATGCTAGGCATCAGAGGGAGATTGTTGAAAAAGCCAAAGAGGAGTTTCAGGAAATGCTTTTTGAACACTCAGAGTTATTTTACGATCTGGATCTTAATGCAACACCAAGTACAGATAAAATGAGTGAAATTCATGCAGTTCTGAGTGAAGAACCTAGATACAAAGCTTTACAGAAACTTGCACCTGATAGAGAATCTCTTTTGCTTAAACATATAGGATTTGTTTATCACCCAACTAAAGAAACCTGTCTTAGTGGCCAAAACTGCATGGACATAAAAGTAGAAGAGTTGCTTGCCAACAGTCTTCTGCAACAGGATCACGGACGCTCAAATTTATACCATGATAGTGCCAACATTGATAAAATCAATCTTTTCATTTTGGGCAAAGATGGCCTTGCACAAGAATTGGCAAATGAAATTCGGACACAATCCACTGATGATGAATATGCATTAGATGGAAAAATATATGAACTAGATCTTAGGCCAGTTGATGCCAAATCCCCGTACTTGCTTACTCAGTTGTGGACCTCAGCCTTCAAACCGCATGGCTGTTTCTGCGTGTTTAACTCTATTGAATCACTGACTTTTATTGGGGAGTGCATTGCAAAAATAAGGGCTGAAGCATCTCAGATAAGGAGAGACAGGTATATGGCTAATCTTTCATTTACATTAATATTGGCTAACCAGAGGGACAGTGTTAGCAAGAATCTGCCTATTCTGAGGCATCAGGGACAGCAATTGGCTAACAAGTTACAGTGTCCTTTTGTAGATGTGCCTGCTGGTACATACCCACGCAAGTTTAACGAGGCCCAAATAAAACAAGCTCTAAGGGGAGTACTGGAAGCAGTTAAACACAATTTTGATGTTGTAAGTCCAGTTCCCACCATTAAAGATCTGTCAGAAGCTGACTTAAGGATTGTCATGTGTGCCATGTGTGGCGATCCGTTCAGTGTGGATCTTATTCTTTCACCTTTCCTTGATTCTCACTCCTGTAGTGCTGCTCAGGCTGGCCAGAATAATTCCTTAATGCTTGATAAAATAATAGGTGAGAAGAGACGTCGAATACAGATAACTATTTTATCATATCATTCTTCCATTGGTGTAAGGAAAGATGAACTTGTTCATGGATATATACTGGTCTATTCTGCGAAGCGAAAGGCATCCATGGGAATGCTTCGGGCATTTCTTTCTGAAGTTCAGGATACAATTCCTGTCCAGTTGGTGGCTGTTACTGATAGCCAGGCAGACTTCTTTGAGAATGAAGCAATCAAGGAACTCATGACTGAGGGAGAACACATAGCAACAGAAATTACTGCTAAGTTTACAGCTTTATATTCATTGTCTCAATATCATCGTCAAACGGAGGTTTTCACATTGTTCTTCAGTGATGTATTAGAGAAGAAAAGCATGATTGAAAGTTCCTACATGTCAGACAGCACAAGGGAATCAACACATACGAGTGAAGATGTTTTTCCAAGGTCTCCGAGAGGAGGTTCCCTTGACTATAACTACCCAGATTCAGAGGATGATGCTGAAGGACCACCGCCTTACAGTCCCATTGGTGATGATGTAAGGTTACTTCCAGCACCTAGCGACCGTTCAAAGTACCGGCTGGATTTGGAAGGAAATGAGTATCCTGTTCACAGTACGCCAATCAATTGTCACGACCATGAACGCAACCATAAAGTGCCTCCTCCGATAAAACCGAAACCGCTTGTTCCAAGAACCAATGTGAAAAAACTGGACCCCAACCTCCTGAAAACAATTGAGGCAGGTATTGGCAAAAACCCCAGGAAACAGCCTTCTCGAGTGCCTGCAGCACCTCCAGAAGATACAGAGCAATCTGACAACTATGCTGAACCTATTGACACGATTTACAAACATAAAGGCTTTGCAGATGACATCTATGCCGTTCCAGAGGATAGTCAGAATCGTATTATTAAAGTTCGAAACTCAATTGTTATAAATACCcaaggtgaagaagaaaatgggTTTTCTGATAGAGTATCCAAAAGTCATGGGGAAAGAAGACCTTCAAAATACAAGTACAAGTCTAAGACACTGTTCAGCAAAGCCAAGTCTTACTATAGGAGAACCCATTCGGATGCAAGTGATGATGAGGCTTTTACCACCTCAAAAggtaaaagaaaaggaaggcatcGTGGAAGTGAGGAAGACCCACTTCTTTCACCTGTTGAAACATGGAAGGGTGGCATAGATAATCCTGCTATTACATCGGACCAAGAATTGgatgagaaaaaaatgaaaaagaaacctCACAAAGTAAAAGAAGATAAGAAG CCGAAAAAGAAAACTAAGACATTCAATCCTCCAATCCGTAGAAACTGGGAAAGTAATTACTTTGGGATGCCCCTACAGGATTTGGTTACACCTGAGAAACCCATACCTCTGTTTGTTGAAAAATGTGTGCAATTCATTGAAGATACAG GATTATGTACTGAAGGCCTGTACCGTGTTAGTGGGAATAAAACAGATCAAGACAACATTCAAAAGCAGTTTGATCAAG ATCATAATATCAGTCTAGAATCAATGGGAGTAACAGTGAATGCTGTTGCTGGGGCTCTGAAAGCTTTTTTTGCAGATCTGCCAGATCCATTAGTTCCTTACTCTTTGCATCAAGAGTTGTTAGAAACATCAA AAATCATGGATAAGACAGAACGGCTACACGAGCTAAAAGAGATTGTGAAGAAATTCCACCCAGTGAACTATGAGGTCTTCAAATACATAATAACACATCTAAACAG
- the ARHGAP5 gene encoding rho GTPase-activating protein 5 isoform X2, translating into MMAKNKEPRPPSYAVSVVGLSGTEKDKGNCGVGKSCLCNRFVRSKADEYYPEHTSVLSTIDFGGRVVNNDHFLYWGDVAQSGEEGIDCRIHVIEQTEFIDDQTFLPHRSTNLQPYIKRAAASKLQSAEKLMYICTDQLGLEQDFEQKQMPEGKLNIDGFLLCIDVSQGCNRKFDDQLKFVNNLYIQLSKSKKPIIIAATKCDECVDHYLREVQAFASNKKNLVVVETSARFNVNVETCFTALVQMMDKTRGKPKIIPYLDAYKTQRQLVVTATDKFEKLVQTVRDYHATWKTVSNKLKNHPDYEEYINLEGTKKAKNTFSKHIEQLKQEHIRKRKEEYINALPRALNTLLSNLDEIELLSWSEALKVMEKRPDFQSCFVVLEKTPWDETDHIDKVNDRRIPFDLLNTLEAEKVYQNHVQHLISEKRRVEMKEKFKKTLEKIQFISPGQPWEEVICFVVEDEAFKYITDGDSKEVYARHQREIVEKAKEEFQEMLFEHSELFYDLDLNATPSTDKMSEIHAVLSEEPRYKALQKLAPDRESLLLKHIGFVYHPTKETCLSGQNCMDIKVEELLANSLLQQDHGRSNLYHDSANIDKINLFILGKDGLAQELANEIRTQSTDDEYALDGKIYELDLRPVDAKSPYLLTQLWTSAFKPHGCFCVFNSIESLTFIGECIAKIRAEASQIRRDRYMANLSFTLILANQRDSVSKNLPILRHQGQQLANKLQCPFVDVPAGTYPRKFNEAQIKQALRGVLEAVKHNFDVVSPVPTIKDLSEADLRIVMCAMCGDPFSVDLILSPFLDSHSCSAAQAGQNNSLMLDKIIGEKRRRIQITILSYHSSIGVRKDELVHGYILVYSAKRKASMGMLRAFLSEVQDTIPVQLVAVTDSQADFFENEAIKELMTEGEHIATEITAKFTALYSLSQYHRQTEVFTLFFSDVLEKKSMIESSYMSDSTRESTHTSEDVFPRSPRGGSLDYNYPDSEDDAEGPPPYSPIGDDVRLLPAPSDRSKYRLDLEGNEYPVHSTPINCHDHERNHKVPPPIKPKPLVPRTNVKKLDPNLLKTIEAGIGKNPRKQPSRVPAAPPEDTEQSDNYAEPIDTIYKHKGFADDIYAVPEDSQNRIIKVRNSIVINTQGEEENGFSDRVSKSHGERRPSKYKYKSKTLFSKAKSYYRRTHSDASDDEAFTTSKGKRKGRHRGSEEDPLLSPVETWKGGIDNPAITSDQELDEKKMKKKPHKVKEDKKPKKKTKTFNPPIRRNWESNYFGMPLQDLVTPEKPIPLFVEKCVQFIEDTGLCTEGLYRVSGNKTDQDNIQKQFDQDHNISLESMGVTVNAVAGALKAFFADLPDPLVPYSLHQELLETSRLVSNIRPTI; encoded by the exons ATGATGGCAAAAAACAAAGAGCCACGCCCCCCATCTTATGCTGTTAGTGTTGTTGGACTGTCTGGAACTGAAAAGGATAAAGGCAATTGTGGAGTTGGAAAGTCATGTTTGTGCAATAGATTCGTTCGTTCAAAAGCAGATGAATATTATCCCGAGCATACCTCTGTGCTTAGCACAATTGACTTTGGAGGAAGAGTTGTTAACAATGATCACTTTTTGTACTGGGGTGACGTAGCACAAAGCGGTGAGGAGGGAATTGATTGCAGAATTCATGTAATTGAGCAGACTGAGTTCATTGATGATCAGACTTTCTTGCCTCATCGGAGTACGAATTTACAACCGTACATAAAACGTGCAGCTGCCTCCAAACTGCAGTCCGCAGAAAAACTCATGTACATTTGCACAGATCAGCTAGGCTTGGAGCAAGACTTTGAGCAAAAACAAATGCCTGAAGGGAAATTAAACATAGATGGGTTTTTATTGTGCATTGATGTAAGCCAAGGATGCAATAGGAAGTTTGATGATCAACTTAAGTTTGTGAATAATCTTTATATCCAGCTCTCAAAATCTAAAAAACCCATAATAATAGCAGCAACAAAATGTGATGAATGTGTGGATCATTATCTGCGAGAGGTTCAGGCCTTTGCTTCAAATAAGAAGAACCTTGTGGTCGTGGAAACATCAGCAAGATTCAATGTCAATGTTGAAACATGTTTTACTGCACTGGTACAAATGATGGATAAAACTCGTGGTAAGCCTAAAATAATCCCCTATCTGGATGCCTATAAAACTCAAAGACAGTTAGTTGTTACGGCAACAGATAAGTTTGAAAAACTTGTCCAAACTGTGAGAGACTATCATGCAACTTGGAAAACTGTTAGCAACAAACTGAAAAACCACCCTGATTATGAGGAGTACATAAATTTGGAAGGAACAAAAAAGgccaaaaatacattttcaaaacACATAGAGCAACTTAAACAGGAACATattagaaagagaaaagaagaataCATTAATGCATTGCCACGAGCTCTTAATACTCTTCTATCAAATCTTGATGAGATTGAACTTTTGAGCTGGTCAGAAGCCTTGAAGGTAATGGAGAAAAGGCCTGACTTCCAGTCCTGTTTTGTAGTTCTTGAAAAAACACCCTGGGATGAAACTGACCACATAGATAAAGTGAATGACAGAAGGATTCCATTTGACCTTCTCAATACCCTAGAGGCAGAAAAAGTTTATCAAAACCATGTGCAGCATCTTATATCTGAAAAAAGGAGGGTTGAAATGAAGGAGAAATTCAAAAAGACTCTTGAGAAAATCCAATTCATTTCACCCGGACAGCCATGGGAAGAAGTTATTTGTTTTGTGGTGGAGGATGAAGCATTCAAATACATCACTGATGGAGACAGTAAGGAAGTGTATGCTAGGCATCAGAGGGAGATTGTTGAAAAAGCCAAAGAGGAGTTTCAGGAAATGCTTTTTGAACACTCAGAGTTATTTTACGATCTGGATCTTAATGCAACACCAAGTACAGATAAAATGAGTGAAATTCATGCAGTTCTGAGTGAAGAACCTAGATACAAAGCTTTACAGAAACTTGCACCTGATAGAGAATCTCTTTTGCTTAAACATATAGGATTTGTTTATCACCCAACTAAAGAAACCTGTCTTAGTGGCCAAAACTGCATGGACATAAAAGTAGAAGAGTTGCTTGCCAACAGTCTTCTGCAACAGGATCACGGACGCTCAAATTTATACCATGATAGTGCCAACATTGATAAAATCAATCTTTTCATTTTGGGCAAAGATGGCCTTGCACAAGAATTGGCAAATGAAATTCGGACACAATCCACTGATGATGAATATGCATTAGATGGAAAAATATATGAACTAGATCTTAGGCCAGTTGATGCCAAATCCCCGTACTTGCTTACTCAGTTGTGGACCTCAGCCTTCAAACCGCATGGCTGTTTCTGCGTGTTTAACTCTATTGAATCACTGACTTTTATTGGGGAGTGCATTGCAAAAATAAGGGCTGAAGCATCTCAGATAAGGAGAGACAGGTATATGGCTAATCTTTCATTTACATTAATATTGGCTAACCAGAGGGACAGTGTTAGCAAGAATCTGCCTATTCTGAGGCATCAGGGACAGCAATTGGCTAACAAGTTACAGTGTCCTTTTGTAGATGTGCCTGCTGGTACATACCCACGCAAGTTTAACGAGGCCCAAATAAAACAAGCTCTAAGGGGAGTACTGGAAGCAGTTAAACACAATTTTGATGTTGTAAGTCCAGTTCCCACCATTAAAGATCTGTCAGAAGCTGACTTAAGGATTGTCATGTGTGCCATGTGTGGCGATCCGTTCAGTGTGGATCTTATTCTTTCACCTTTCCTTGATTCTCACTCCTGTAGTGCTGCTCAGGCTGGCCAGAATAATTCCTTAATGCTTGATAAAATAATAGGTGAGAAGAGACGTCGAATACAGATAACTATTTTATCATATCATTCTTCCATTGGTGTAAGGAAAGATGAACTTGTTCATGGATATATACTGGTCTATTCTGCGAAGCGAAAGGCATCCATGGGAATGCTTCGGGCATTTCTTTCTGAAGTTCAGGATACAATTCCTGTCCAGTTGGTGGCTGTTACTGATAGCCAGGCAGACTTCTTTGAGAATGAAGCAATCAAGGAACTCATGACTGAGGGAGAACACATAGCAACAGAAATTACTGCTAAGTTTACAGCTTTATATTCATTGTCTCAATATCATCGTCAAACGGAGGTTTTCACATTGTTCTTCAGTGATGTATTAGAGAAGAAAAGCATGATTGAAAGTTCCTACATGTCAGACAGCACAAGGGAATCAACACATACGAGTGAAGATGTTTTTCCAAGGTCTCCGAGAGGAGGTTCCCTTGACTATAACTACCCAGATTCAGAGGATGATGCTGAAGGACCACCGCCTTACAGTCCCATTGGTGATGATGTAAGGTTACTTCCAGCACCTAGCGACCGTTCAAAGTACCGGCTGGATTTGGAAGGAAATGAGTATCCTGTTCACAGTACGCCAATCAATTGTCACGACCATGAACGCAACCATAAAGTGCCTCCTCCGATAAAACCGAAACCGCTTGTTCCAAGAACCAATGTGAAAAAACTGGACCCCAACCTCCTGAAAACAATTGAGGCAGGTATTGGCAAAAACCCCAGGAAACAGCCTTCTCGAGTGCCTGCAGCACCTCCAGAAGATACAGAGCAATCTGACAACTATGCTGAACCTATTGACACGATTTACAAACATAAAGGCTTTGCAGATGACATCTATGCCGTTCCAGAGGATAGTCAGAATCGTATTATTAAAGTTCGAAACTCAATTGTTATAAATACCcaaggtgaagaagaaaatgggTTTTCTGATAGAGTATCCAAAAGTCATGGGGAAAGAAGACCTTCAAAATACAAGTACAAGTCTAAGACACTGTTCAGCAAAGCCAAGTCTTACTATAGGAGAACCCATTCGGATGCAAGTGATGATGAGGCTTTTACCACCTCAAAAggtaaaagaaaaggaaggcatcGTGGAAGTGAGGAAGACCCACTTCTTTCACCTGTTGAAACATGGAAGGGTGGCATAGATAATCCTGCTATTACATCGGACCAAGAATTGgatgagaaaaaaatgaaaaagaaacctCACAAAGTAAAAGAAGATAAGAAG CCGAAAAAGAAAACTAAGACATTCAATCCTCCAATCCGTAGAAACTGGGAAAGTAATTACTTTGGGATGCCCCTACAGGATTTGGTTACACCTGAGAAACCCATACCTCTGTTTGTTGAAAAATGTGTGCAATTCATTGAAGATACAG GATTATGTACTGAAGGCCTGTACCGTGTTAGTGGGAATAAAACAGATCAAGACAACATTCAAAAGCAGTTTGATCAAG ATCATAATATCAGTCTAGAATCAATGGGAGTAACAGTGAATGCTGTTGCTGGGGCTCTGAAAGCTTTTTTTGCAGATCTGCCAGATCCATTAGTTCCTTACTCTTTGCATCAAGAGTTGTTAGAAACATCAA